Proteins found in one Cyprinus carpio isolate SPL01 chromosome B10, ASM1834038v1, whole genome shotgun sequence genomic segment:
- the LOC109076726 gene encoding histone H2A, sperm-like, with translation MFTDSKPMSHRPQSNKPRALSLKATAEAKPAAKAAAKAKTKPSRAGLQFPVGRVHRLLRKGNYAQRVGAGAPVYLVAVLEYLTVEILVLAGNAARDNKKTRIIPRHLQLAVRNDEELNKLLGGVTIAQGGMLPNIQAVLLPKKTEKPAKAK, from the exons ATGTTCACAGACTCTAAGCCAATGAGCCACAGACCCCAATCCAATAAACCCCGGGCTCTCTCGCTTAAAGCCA CGGCAGAGGCAAAACCGGCGGCAAAAGCGGCGGCGAAGGCCAAAACTAAGCCGTCCAGGGCAGGGCTGCAGTTCCCCGTCGGCCGTGTCCACAGGCTCCTCCGCAAAGGCAACTACGCCCAGCGCGTCGGTGCCGGAGCTCCGGTGTATTTGGTGGCTGTGCTCGAGTATCTGACCGTGGAGATCCTGGTGCTGGCTGGAAACGCCGCTCGGGACAACAAGAAGACCCGCATCATCCCCCGGCACCTGCAGCTGGCGGTGCGCAATGACGAGGAACTGAACAAGCTTCTGGGCGGAGTGACCATCGCTCAGGGCGGCATGTTGCCCAACATCCAGGCCGTGCTGCTGCCCAAGAAGACCGAGAAGCCCGCCAAGGCCAAGTAA